A genomic region of Branchiostoma lanceolatum isolate klBraLanc5 chromosome 4, klBraLanc5.hap2, whole genome shotgun sequence contains the following coding sequences:
- the LOC136433165 gene encoding uncharacterized protein, whose product MSISSDMSSNISDVIISEQTCERQEEDVAAQGRARSRSRAASGLPSLQTAWETSKGMSRPGETFAAESATREDERDVSGVCDDHDDTSDDHEKGSEETSAHLRDSDYKEQGPPAGYFRDHKKSSVLTESSLADFAEQYRRGSSLVSSTSGRTTSQGSALSGFSRRSSSSSSGASWGSVSSGGSEGRTQRLSSILKKPNRSLVKEQALNEFSKTDEHLAYIRDEALKNQVELPIGFLITMKKEVLTVIQETAKEYKKTVGPNHRLTMDALQRVDELTEEIKRMGF is encoded by the exons ATGTCGATAAGCAGTGACATGTCGTCAAACATCTCTGACGTGATCATCAGTGAACAGACTTGTGAACGTCAGGAGGAGGACGTTGCGGCACAAGGACG CGCACGATCGCGATCACGGGCGGCCTCGGGTCTTCCCAGTCTTCAGACGGCCTGGGAAACCTCTAAG gGTATGTCCCGTCCTGGGGAAACATTTGCAGCTGAGTCGGCTACAAG ggaGGATGAAAGAGACGTGTCTGGCGTCtgtgatgatcatgatgatacaTCAGATGACCATGAAAAGGGTAGTGAGGAGACATCAGCTCATCTGAGAGACAGCGACTATAAAGAACAGG GCCCACCAGCGGGATATTTCCGGGACCATAAGAAGAG CTCAGTCTTAACAGAAAGCTCATTAGCAG ATTTTGCGGAACAGTATAGAAGAGGTTCGTCGTTAGTCTCATCAACAAGCGGTCGCACCACA TCACAAGGCTCTGCGTTGTCTGGGTTCAGCAGACGCAGCAGCTCTAGTTCCTCAGGGGCATCCTGGGGCAGCGTATCGTCAGGTGGCAGCG AGGGTAGGACTCAGAGGCTCTCCAGCATTCTGAAAAAGCCCAACCGGTCCCTGGTGAAGGAACAGGCTCTGAACGAGTTTTCGAAG ACTGACGAGCACCTGGCGTACATCCGGGACGAGGCACTGAAGAACCAAGTGGAG CTGCCGATCGGATTTCTTATAACCATGAAGAAAGAGGTTCTGACGGTCATACAAGAGACTGCAAAAG AGTACAAGAAGACCGTAGGACCGAACCACAGGCTGACCATGGATGCTCTTCAACGAGTGGATGAACTTACGGAGGAAATTAAAAGAATGGGATTCTAG